CGGCGATGTCCCACGGTGCGACATCGAGGTCGATCGCGATCTCGCCGCGTCCCTCGGCGACCCACAGATGCTGCAGGAAATCTCCCACGCCCTGCACCGGGTGCGTGGCGGCAAGCAGCGGCTCCAGGGGATAGCGGGCGCGCGCAACCTCGTCAGCCGGGGTGCCGCAGAAGAGACGGCAGCCTGCGAGTTCCCGGCGCGCCGACACTCGAATCGGGCAACCATCGCGCCACGCGCCGGCGCCGCGTGCCGCCCACCATCGGCCAAGCAGCGCCGGTGCGCTGACGAGCCCGGCGACAACCTGACCGTACACCTCGACCGCCAGCAGCGTCGCGAAGACCGGGTCGCCGCGGACAAAGTTGAGCGTTGCGTCGATCGGGTCGACGATGAGCCGCACGCCGGAAGCACCGGGCAGCTCTCCGTACTCCTCGCCGAGCAGACCCAGCGTCGGTGCGGTCTCGTGGGCGAGTGCACGAATTTCGCGTTCGATCTCGCGATCGGCTTCCGTGACCGGGCTGCGGTCCGTCTTGTGAAATACGGCAAGCGACGGCACCCGGAAGTGACGCAGCGCCACCGCGTCCGCGCGATCGGCGAGACGCTGCAGCAGGGCGATCCATTCGTGGGGGCGGTCTGGGAGCATTGGAACGTGG
This Betaproteobacteria bacterium DNA region includes the following protein-coding sequences:
- a CDS encoding histidinol-phosphatase; the encoded protein is MLPDRPHEWIALLQRLADRADAVALRHFRVPSLAVFHKTDRSPVTEADREIEREIRALAHETAPTLGLLGEEYGELPGASGVRLIVDPIDATLNFVRGDPVFATLLAVEVYGQVVAGLVSAPALLGRWWAARGAGAWRDGCPIRVSARRELAGCRLFCGTPADEVARARYPLEPLLAATHPVQGVGDFLQHLWVAEGRGEIAIDLDVAPWDIAALQIIVEEAGGTATTLDGRHTLSGGTLLTTNGWVHAAALTCLERAQAVHGARVPVATHVIASPLRDL